ACCGTGAAAATGAACAGAAATTATTATTAAGTATTAGAAATGGAAAATATCAAAATAGTGATGGAAGTTTTAAAGAAGAATTTTATGAAATGATAGATGATTATGAGAAAAGATTAGATTATGCTTCCCAAAATACATCATTACCAAATGAACCAAACATTAAAGAAATTGAAGAATTCATGATTAATGTTAATGAAAAAGTAGTATCAAATAAAATATAATTAGTGTACGTCACGTAAGATTTTCCGTGACGTTTTTTGAGTAAAATCCACCACTACTTTGCTAGAACAGATGCTAATATGAGTTTTTACATATATATTACCAAAAGATATACAAAAAGTTACGTATTTTTATTATTTGATTTTCTATAAAAGATGTTGATGGTATAATTTACTTAACTAATATTTAAGTATTAGAGGAGTAGAGGAAAATGAAAACATACAATAAGTTAGTAAGAGATAAAATACCTGAAATAATAAAAGCTGATGGAAAGAATTGCGATACTATAATAGTTTCAGGAGAAGAGAAAAAAGAATTATTAAGAGCAAAACTAATGGAAGAAGTTAATGAATATTTAGAAGATGACAACTTAGAAGAATTAGCCGATGTTATGGAAGTATTATTTGGATTAGCTAATGAGCTTGGATTTAGTGAGGAAGATTTACTTAAAAAGAGAGAGGAAAAACTTAAAGCTAGAGGTGGGTTTAAGGAAGGAATAGTTTTGAATCGTACATATTAATATTTACGTCACGTAAGATTTTACGTGGCGTTTTTATGTAAATTCCACCACTACTTTGCTAGAACAGATGCTAATATGAGTTATTACATATATATTACCATGTGAAATAATGGTATAGATAATGTTGCTAAGGATATTGACAAAAGTTTAAATAGGTAATATATTACATATAAAGGGTAATATATTACCTATTTTTGTTGAGGTGAAATATGAAGTATATAATATCGGAAGATAATGATAGTGTATTAAATTTTGGAGATATGGATAAATCTTTTTTTCTAGTGGGATTGCTTAATGAATTTATGAATAGATTTCAAGCAGCGGGAGATAGATTTTTTGAAGAAATTAGTTGGAAACAATGCTTTCTTATTATTTGCATAGGTTTTTTTGAAACACCACCAACAATAAAGGATATCTCTGAAATGATGGGAAGTTCTCATCAGAATATAAAGCAGATACTATTAAAACTTGAGAAGTTAGGATTTTTAAAATTTGTGCCAGATGAAAAGGACAAAAGGAAGCAACGTATTATCCTTACAAACAAAACAGATAAATTTAATAAGAAGTATGAGAAAGCCAGTGCAGAGTTTATAAATCAGTTATTTCAGAATGTCGATAAAAATGATCTAGATATTACAATAAAGACAATATTACAGCTAGATAATCAGTTAAAGAAAATGAAGTAGTATTTAGCTGGATTAGATATGCATTTTAAGTATAGTTTTTTAATTAATTGAGGGAGGATAATAGGAAATGAAATCAATTGTAATTTATAAGAGTTCAACGGGGTTCACAAAACAATATGCAGAGTGGATTGCAGAAGAAATGGGTATTAAAGCTATAGATATTAATAAGGTATCAACAATCAATATATCAGACTATGAATATGTGATTTTTGGTGGTTGGATTATGGCAAGTAATATAAGTGGACTAGATAAAATAAAACAGTTAAAGCCTAAAAAATTAGTTGTGTTTGCTGTGGGATCTTCATTGTATAGTGAAGAATTGAAAAACCAAATTTTAAAACAAAATAATATTGAAGAAAAATCATTTTTCTATATGCCAGGTGGCATTAGATTTGAAAAGCTGAATTTCATAGTTCGTTTTATGTTGAAGAAAATAAGAAAGTCTGTGGCTAAAAAAGAAAATAAATCAGAACAAGAGGCAGTATCTTCTTTTGATATATCTGATAAGAAATATATTACTCCATTAATAAATTATTTTGATAAAAAGTAAGATTATAAAAATATATCACGTAGATTTACGTGATATATTTTTTTCTTGACTTAGAGTTAACTCTAAGTGCTACAGTATATATAGTAAAGGAAAAATTTATGAAAAATCATATAGATAGACAAGTAGTGGTGAATTTTATTGTAGATTATTTTTAAAAGACATGTAAAGATTGAATTTATTATTGACACTAAGAAAAAATTTTTGATAAAATTATTATATCGAGTAGCCAAAGGCGTAAATCCAGATATGGATTTACGCCTTTTTTTTATGCAAGTAACTTTTTAGACAACAAAGGAGGACGAAACATGGAAGAAAAACAAACAAGAAATAAAATAGGAATAATGCCTATAAATAAGCTAATGTTGTCAATGGGTATTCCGATGATTTTATCTATGATGCTACAAGCAGCTTATAATATTGTAGATAGCGCATTTGTTTCTAATATGGATGTCAATGGAGAAGCAGCTATAAATGCATTAACACTAGCTTTTCCAATACAGATGGTGATAGTAGCTATCGGAATAGGTACAGGTGTTGGAGCCAATGCTCTTCTTGCAAAAAGTTTGGGACAAAATAATAGAGAAAAAGCAAGCAAAGTAGCTGGTAATGCTATTTTTCTTGCTGTAGTAATTTATATTGTGTTTCTACTATTTGGATTTTTAGGGGTAAAAGCTTATATTTCTACTCAAACATCTAATGTATTGATTTCAGAAATGGCAGTAGAATATTTAAGAATATGTTGCGTAGCATCATTTGGTATTGTATTCTTTTCAATCTTTGAAAAGCTATTGCAATCTACTGGAAAATCTATATTTTCAACTATAGCACAGATAGCTGGGGCAATTACTAATATTATATTAGATCCAATATTAATCTATGGGTTATTAGGAATACCTAAGTTCGGTGTAAAAGGAGCAGCTTATGCTACTGTAATAGGACAAGTTGTATCTTTAGTTGTAGCACTTACATTTCATATAAAATATAATAAGGAAATCAAAAATGGCTTACATTATATGAAACCTTCAACTGGAATTATAAAAGAAATATATGCTATTGGGTTACCTGCAATTATTGCACAAGTGCTTACATCAGTTATGACATATGGACTTAATATTATATTTGGTACTATAAGTGAAAATACAGTTACGGCATATGGTTTATATTATAAAATTCAACAATTTGTACTGTTTGCTGCATTTGGACTTAGAGATGCTATCACACCAATTATATCTTTTAATTATGGTATGCAAAGTAGGACACGTGTTAAAGATGGAATAAAATATGGTATGATGTATACCTTTATCATTATGATTGTTGGTACTTTAGTATTAGAGATATTTGCAATTCCGTTTTCTAAAGTTTTTGGTTTATCAGGGGAAACACAAAGTTTATGTATTGATGCCATTCGTATTATATCTGTTAGCTTTGTATTTGCTGGTGCTAATATTGCATTTCAAGGAATATTTCAAGCCTTGGATAGTGGTGTCCCATCGCTAGTTATTTCTGTTTTAAGACAAATTATTTTTGTACTACCTGTTGCATGGGGATTTTCTATTGTAGCAAGGCAATGTAGTGATTATACATGGTTAATTTGGACTACAATTCCACTAGCTGAAGTTTTATCACTTATCTTTGCAGTATTTTTTATGAAAAATATAAATAAGAAAAAAGTAAGTATGTTGTAATATTAATAATGGGGGACTGGTGCATAACAAATCATTTAACATTATGCTTCAGTTCTTTTTTTATGGGAAAAATTAAGTGAAAAGACAGTGTAATTATATGGTTATTGACATATGCTCAAAATGATTTATAATTTATATTATAATAGACGAAAGGGGAAATATAAATGAAAATTGCGGTAACATATAATGATGGAGAAATTTTTCAACATTTTGGTCATTCTAATCAATTTAAAATTTATAATGTAATAGATAATAAAATTTTAGATGAAGAAGTTGTAAATACTAATGGAAGTGGTCATGGAGAGTTAGTTACATTTTTAGCTAAGAATGATGTTAGCACATTAATTTGTGGCGGTATTGGAGGAGGTGCAAAGGCAGCTCTTGAGGAATCAGGAATTAAGTTATATGGCGGAGTAAAGGGAAATGCTGATAAAGCAGTTAAAGCGTTGTTATCTGAAAAACTTGATTTTAATCCGGATGTAAGTTGTAGCCATCATGATGAAGAACATAAAAATGATGGTCATGTATGTGGCGAGCATGGTTGTGGTAATCATAGTTGTTAATTGATGAGGTGTACTTAATATGGTAAGACCAACGAAGCTGAGGAGGATAGAGTGTGAGCCGGTGGTTTCTCATTTTATTCCATCAGAAAAAGGTATAGAAAAACTAGAAGAAAATATTTTATTACTAGAAGAGTTAGAAGCAATTAGATTAAAAGATCTAGAAGGATTTGAACAATATCAATGTGCTGAAAAAATGGAGGTTTCAAGACCAACATTTCAAAGAATTTTATTATCAGCAAGAGAGAAGATTGCCGATAGTATAATTAATGGGAAAGCAATTCATATACAAGGAGGCAACTATACAAAAAATATATGTAATGTTAAATGTAACTTTTGCAATCATAAGTGGAATGAGAGTTTTGAAAACTTACAGCAAATAAAAGATGGAGAATATACCTGTCCAACATGTAAGTCTACAAAGATTAGTTGTCTAAAGCAATGTAAAAATAAATTTTGCAGTAAATGTTCAAAAATTAATCTGTAAAATATGTCACGTGGAATTTTATTTTAAAAATAAGATCTACGTGACATATTTTTTCTTGACTTAGAGTTAACTCCAAGTGCTACAGTATATATAGTAAAAGAAAACAATACTTTTATGAAGGGAGATGAGTAGCTTGACTATTACAGAGGTCAGTGAAAAATTTGGATTAACAGCAGATACATTGCGGTATTATGAGAGAATTGGTTTACTTCCAAAGGTTAATCGGAATAAAAGTGGAAATCGTGATTATACTGAAGAAGATTGTAATTGGATAAGTTTTATTAAATGTATGAGAAGTGCAGGACTTTCTATTGAAGTACTTATTGAGTATGTTGCTTTGTTTCAAAAGGGCGAGGAAACAATTCACCTAAGAAAGGAATTGTTAATAGAACAAAGGAAACAACTTGCTGATAAAATTGAAGAAATGCAAAATACATTAGCATATCTTGATAAAAAAATCTATGGTTATGAAGATAAATTATTAAAATGTGAGTCTAAGCTTAAAAAATTTTAATGATAATAGATTAAAAGGCTATTATACAATAATTTAACTAAATATTGTGTAATAGCCTCTTTATTTTATGTATTTTTATCATATTAGCACCTGTTCTAGATAAGTAGTGGTGAATTATGAAATAAGTTTACTTTATATGTGGTAAAAAGTGGTATAATATTAATATAATAAAATATTTTGATTAAAAATTTGTTAATAGGACAGTAATAAAAATAGTAACTTGTAGGTAATATAGGTGGTGAAATAGTAGCGGTGAATATTATTGACTTTCTTCATGATAGCTATCAGGAAGGTTTAAGAAATTTGGCACAAGTTCAAAGTGAAACTTATGAAGAAGCTATAGAAAAATACAGAGATTCATTTATTTCAGAAATGATATTAATGAGAAGAAAGGATAATGATATAAAAAGTATAAATAAAAAAACTAGTAAGGTAATAGAGTTTATAAATGATATTCCAATAGGAGAAATTGAAGAATTTTTTAATAAGGTTTTATCAGTATATATAATGTGGATTGATTCTAAAGGTAAAGAAGCTTTAAAAAATTTTGAAGAAATATTAGATAGTATAAATTATAAGCAGTTTAAATATGATTTAAGTAATAATATATTATTTAGAGGAAGACAATGTGAATCTATATTAACTCCTTTTGACATGTTTCATATACCTTTTAATAAAAGGTATTTAATTGGAAATCAAAGATATAGTTTAACAGGACAGCCATTATTATATCTAGGATTTTCAGTATTAGATATATTAGCTGAGTTAGATAATAATTATTATGACTATAGAAATATAAAATTGTGTGCATATAAAATGAAGGTAGGATTTAATGTATTAGATTTAAGAAATAGCTTCTACGAATATTTTCAAGAAGATCCACTAGAAAATATTCTTGTTAATGGTGACGATAGTTTTCCGTTGGGATATAATAATATCAAAGAGAAGTTTTTTAAGTTTATACTATCATCAATTTGTACTTTTGAAAAACGTCAGGAGCATAGAAAGTTCTCATTTTGTGAAGAATATGTATTACCACAAATGTTAGCTCAAATAGCAAAAGAAAATAACTTTAATGGTATAATTTATTGTTCTACTAAATTGAAAAATAAAGATAATGACAGGTTACATAAAAGTGCATATAAAGATAACGTAGCAATATTTACAAACTTTTGTAGAAATCATGTTTATGATAGTGAGTTATATAGCAAGTTTAAAATTTCTAATCCTATAAGTCAAAATCATATAAAGATTATAACTATAGATCAGGTAAAAGAATTGTGTGACTCCATAAAGGTATTAGATGAAGATCAAAATTATCGTGATTATTATTTACTTGGAGAAAAGCTAGATTATGATTTTTCAGATATAACTATAGACGATAAAAAATATTTTGAAATCAGTGTGGGTCAAATGCATATATATTTGGTATATAATATTCTTATAGACATTAGAAATGAGTGTATTATTAAAGGGAGGGAACGCCATGAATTTAGTAATTAAAGATATTATTGGTTCTAAAGTTGCTTCAGAGAATGAACAAGGCGATTTAATTTTTGATGAAATAGCCACTAGCCTTGATAAAAGTGAAGCAGAAATTTTGTTAGATTTTTCTGGATTGAAACTTATTACTACAGCTTTCCTTAATAATGCAATAGGGAAGCTTTACAAGAATTATGGAAAAGAAAAATTAAATAATAGGTTAAAAATAAAAAATATAACTGATAAAGGTGATGTAGAATTGCTAAAGTTAGTTATATTAAATGCAATGGAAGCAGCATAAATGTTAATATTTTAATAAGTTTAAGGAAATAACTATATATCAGTTATTTCCTTTTGTTATAATCAATATAACTAAAAAAAGGTAATTGGGGGCTAAAAATATGAGTAAATTAGAGGAAATTTTAGAATTTAATAAAAATTTTGTAGAAAATAAAGAATATGAGAAATATGAAACATCTAAAAATCCTAAGAAAAAGATGGTAATTTTATCTTGCATGGATACTAGACTTACAGATTTACTTCCAAGAGCGTTAAATATAAAAAATGGTGATGCAAAATTAATAAAGAATGCAGGAGCTGCTATAATGCATCCTTTTGGAAGTATTATGAGAAGTATAATTGTTGCTGTGTATGAGTTTAATGCAGATGAAGTTTTTGTTGTTGGTCATAGTGGATGTGGGATGTGTAATTTAAATACTGAAGGACTATTACAAAAGGTAAAGGATAGAGGAATTTCAGAAGAGACTCTAAATACTCTTGCTAACGGGGGAATTGATGTTAAAGGATGGCTTCATGGATTTGATTCAGTAGAAAAATCTATTGAAGATAGTGTGAATATGATAAAAAATCATCCATTAATGCCAGAAGGTGTTGCTATTCATGGGCTTATTATTGATCCTGCAACAGGTAAACTTGATGTACATATAAATGGATATGAAAAATAATTATTTATTTCGAATTACATCACATATATTTCATTAATGATATAATAATCTTGAAAGAATTTTATTCTAGGAGGGGAGAACAGATGATAAATAAAAATGTTGAATTTTTACGTTCTTTAATGAATGAAAGAGGAATAGATGCATATATAATTCCAACATCAGACTTTCATGAATCAGAATATGTTGGAGATTATTTTAGGGCA
Above is a genomic segment from Clostridium bornimense containing:
- a CDS encoding nucleoside triphosphate pyrophosphohydrolase, which gives rise to MKTYNKLVRDKIPEIIKADGKNCDTIIVSGEEKKELLRAKLMEEVNEYLEDDNLEELADVMEVLFGLANELGFSEEDLLKKREEKLKARGGFKEGIVLNRTY
- a CDS encoding MarR family winged helix-turn-helix transcriptional regulator — protein: MKYIISEDNDSVLNFGDMDKSFFLVGLLNEFMNRFQAAGDRFFEEISWKQCFLIICIGFFETPPTIKDISEMMGSSHQNIKQILLKLEKLGFLKFVPDEKDKRKQRIILTNKTDKFNKKYEKASAEFINQLFQNVDKNDLDITIKTILQLDNQLKKMK
- a CDS encoding flavodoxin domain-containing protein, yielding MKSIVIYKSSTGFTKQYAEWIAEEMGIKAIDINKVSTINISDYEYVIFGGWIMASNISGLDKIKQLKPKKLVVFAVGSSLYSEELKNQILKQNNIEEKSFFYMPGGIRFEKLNFIVRFMLKKIRKSVAKKENKSEQEAVSSFDISDKKYITPLINYFDKK
- a CDS encoding MATE family efflux transporter yields the protein MEEKQTRNKIGIMPINKLMLSMGIPMILSMMLQAAYNIVDSAFVSNMDVNGEAAINALTLAFPIQMVIVAIGIGTGVGANALLAKSLGQNNREKASKVAGNAIFLAVVIYIVFLLFGFLGVKAYISTQTSNVLISEMAVEYLRICCVASFGIVFFSIFEKLLQSTGKSIFSTIAQIAGAITNIILDPILIYGLLGIPKFGVKGAAYATVIGQVVSLVVALTFHIKYNKEIKNGLHYMKPSTGIIKEIYAIGLPAIIAQVLTSVMTYGLNIIFGTISENTVTAYGLYYKIQQFVLFAAFGLRDAITPIISFNYGMQSRTRVKDGIKYGMMYTFIIMIVGTLVLEIFAIPFSKVFGLSGETQSLCIDAIRIISVSFVFAGANIAFQGIFQALDSGVPSLVISVLRQIIFVLPVAWGFSIVARQCSDYTWLIWTTIPLAEVLSLIFAVFFMKNINKKKVSML
- a CDS encoding NifB/NifX family molybdenum-iron cluster-binding protein — translated: MKIAVTYNDGEIFQHFGHSNQFKIYNVIDNKILDEEVVNTNGSGHGELVTFLAKNDVSTLICGGIGGGAKAALEESGIKLYGGVKGNADKAVKALLSEKLDFNPDVSCSHHDEEHKNDGHVCGEHGCGNHSC
- a CDS encoding DUF134 domain-containing protein; protein product: MVRPTKLRRIECEPVVSHFIPSEKGIEKLEENILLLEELEAIRLKDLEGFEQYQCAEKMEVSRPTFQRILLSAREKIADSIINGKAIHIQGGNYTKNICNVKCNFCNHKWNESFENLQQIKDGEYTCPTCKSTKISCLKQCKNKFCSKCSKINL
- a CDS encoding MerR family transcriptional regulator → MTITEVSEKFGLTADTLRYYERIGLLPKVNRNKSGNRDYTEEDCNWISFIKCMRSAGLSIEVLIEYVALFQKGEETIHLRKELLIEQRKQLADKIEEMQNTLAYLDKKIYGYEDKLLKCESKLKKF
- a CDS encoding STAS-like domain-containing protein, translated to MNLVIKDIIGSKVASENEQGDLIFDEIATSLDKSEAEILLDFSGLKLITTAFLNNAIGKLYKNYGKEKLNNRLKIKNITDKGDVELLKLVILNAMEAA
- a CDS encoding beta-class carbonic anhydrase produces the protein MSKLEEILEFNKNFVENKEYEKYETSKNPKKKMVILSCMDTRLTDLLPRALNIKNGDAKLIKNAGAAIMHPFGSIMRSIIVAVYEFNADEVFVVGHSGCGMCNLNTEGLLQKVKDRGISEETLNTLANGGIDVKGWLHGFDSVEKSIEDSVNMIKNHPLMPEGVAIHGLIIDPATGKLDVHINGYEK